A single window of Pyrus communis chromosome 10, drPyrComm1.1, whole genome shotgun sequence DNA harbors:
- the LOC137748210 gene encoding protein ANTHESIS POMOTING FACTOR 1-like, giving the protein MAGGSEREDKVSLELTEEIIQSMEVGLAFRDYSGRISSLDFHKAYSYVVTASDDESIRLYDVSTATCLKTINSKKYGVDLVCFTSHPTTVIYSSKNGWDESLRLLSLNDNKYLRYFKGHHDRVVSLSLCSRKDCFISGSLDRTVLLWDQRAEKCQGLLRVQGRPATAYDDQGLVFAIAFGGYIRMFDARMYEKGPFEIFSVGGDMSDANVIKFSNDGRLMLLTTTGGHIHVLDSFRGTLLTTYNVKPVSSSSTLEASFSPEGMFVISGSGDGSVYAWSVRSGKEVTSWKSTENEPPVIKWAPGNLMFATGSSELSFWIPDLSKLGSYVGRK; this is encoded by the exons atggctg GGGGATCCGAAAGAGAAGATAAGGTGTCTCTGGAGCTGACGGAGGAAATTATTCAAAGCATGGAAGTTGGGTTAGCTTTCAGAGACTAT AGTGGTAGAATTAGTTCGTTGGACTTTCACAAGGCGTATAGTTATGTAGTGACTGCTAGTGATGACGAGTCGATTCGCCTGTATGATGTCTCCACTGCAACATGCTTGAAGACCATCAATAGCAAAAAGTATGGAGTTGATTTGGTTTGCTTTACTTCACATCCGACAACGGTTATATACTCTTCCAAAAATGGCTGGGATG AATCCTTGAGGCTTCTCTCGTTGAATGACAACAAGTACTTGCGCTACTTCAAAGGCCACCATGACAG GGTAGTCTCGCTTAGCTTGTGTTCTCGTAAAGACTGCTTCATCTCAGGCTCTCTTGATAGAACTGTTCTGCTTTGGGATCAACGTGCCGAGAAGTGCCAG GGTCTTTTACGCGTTCAAGGAAGGCCTGCCACAGCTTATGATGATCAAGGGCTAGTTTTTGCAATTGCCTTTGGTGGTTACATAAGAATGTTTGATGCCAGAATGTACGAAAAG GGTCCTTTTGAAATCTTTTCTGTTGGGGGAGATATGTCAGATGCAAATGTTATCAAGTTCAGTAACGATGGGAGACTTATGCTTTTAACAACCACAGGTGGACATATTCATGTTCTTGATTCATTCCGTGGAACTCTT TTAACCACATACAATGTAAAGCCAGTCTCCAGCAGTTCAACGTTAGAGGCTTCTTTTAGCCCCGAGGGGATGTTTGTCATATCAG GTTCAGGTGATGGTAGTGTCTATGCTTGGAGTGTTCGGAGCGGGAAAGAA GTCACAAGCTGGAAGAGCACCGAAAATGAACCTCCAGTTATTAAATGGGCTCCTGGAAACCTAATGTTTGCAACTGGATCGTCTGAACTATCATTTTGGATTCCAGATTTGTCTAAATTGGGATCTTACGTTGGAAGAAAGTAG
- the LOC137746720 gene encoding protein WUSCHEL-like → MDPQQMPNELQDGGNRQGGGIMCRQSSTRWTPTTDQIKILKDLYYNNGIRSPSAEQIQRISAKLRQFGKIEGKNVFYWFQNHKARERQKKRFTSSSAPDHHHHAAPPVPAVPPEANNIRQRSSGVGIDINATAAAAYEQLPINHHSKYSNISAPPAGFSSASSSSVGVNVSVGAQMGNYGYGSIAMEKSFRECSISSGGSTSTGHVGGSNYDTFNHNYGSWVGVDPYSSPYTIFDKKSSSKPVFGDQENMTEEEYYSLQASQEIETLPLFPMHGEDIHGFGNIKSSSMDGYYSGWYHSGGGNDGGSRTSLELSLNSYGHMTHDYFRSY, encoded by the exons ATGGACCCTCAACAGATGCCAAATGAACTACAAGACGGAGGCAACAGGCAGGGGGGTGGAATCATGTGCAGGCAAAGCAGTACGCGGTGGACACCCACAACTGATCAGATAAAAATCTTGAAGGACCTTTACTACAACAATGGCATTAGGTCACCCAGCGCTGAGCAGATTCAGAGGATCTCTGCTAAGCTGCGACAGTTCGGCAAGATCGAAGGCAAGAACGTTTTCTATTGGTTTCAGAACCACAAAGCTCGTGAGAGGCAGAAGAAAAGATTCACTTCTTCTTCTGCTCCTGATCACCATCATCATGCAGCACCACCAGTGCCAGCTGTACCACCAGAAGCCAATAATATCAGGCAAAGATCATCAGGGGTTGGGATTGATATTAATGcaactgctgctgctgcttatGAACAACTACCCATTAATCACCACAGCAAGTATTCCAACATTTCTGCTCCACCAGCTG GGTTTTCTtctgcatcttcttcttcagttGGTGTGAATGTTTCTGTTGGGGCACAGATGGGAAACTATGGGTATGGATCCATTGCCATGGAGAAGAGCTTTAGG GAGTGCTCAATATCATCTGGAGGAAGTACTAGCACTGGTCATGTGGGTGGATCTAATTATGATACTTTTAATCACAACTATGGATCATGGGTTGGTGTTGATCCATATTCCTCGCCCTACACTATCTTTGACAAGAAATCGTCATCAAAACCAGTGTTTGGTGATCAGGAAAATATGACGGAAGAAGAATACTACAGTCTGCAAGCTTCCCAAGAGATTGAGACTCTCCCTCTCTTCCCCATGCACGGTGAAGACATCCATGGCTTTGGCAACATCAAGTCATCCTCCATGGACGGCTACTACTCCGGCTGGTACCACTCCGGTGGCGGCAACGATGGTGGCTCTCGCACTTCCCTTGAGCTTAGCCTCAATTCCTACGGTCACATGACCCATGATTACTTCAGATCATATTGA